A genomic stretch from Chiloscyllium punctatum isolate Juve2018m chromosome 40, sChiPun1.3, whole genome shotgun sequence includes:
- the jpt2 gene encoding jupiter microtubule associated homolog 2, protein MTSTSTFQGLQDKPNSSRVLKPPGGGSSNIFGAPDVSSSKPHKMASNIFGPPEETSLPKRSNPPGGKTSGIFSESEPVSSQQCAASTPNNKNSDIFGEPIAPATVRVHPNKPKDANIFSNDADEELKDEEHGEESEEKKDEDKPKEPTVDDHEPHLGPRPRSHNKVTQPPGGKSTLSLF, encoded by the exons ATGACTTCGACAAGTACTTTCCAGGGCCTACAGGATAAACCCAATTCCAG TCGTGTACTCAAACCACCCGGTGGTGGTTCCAGCAATATATTTGGTGCCCCTGATGTCTCGTCCAGTAAACCCCATAAAATGGCATCCAACATTTTTGGGCCTCCTGAAGAAACGTCATTGCCAAAGAGATCTAATCCTCCAG GTGGAAAAACCAGTGGGATTTTCAGTGAGTCAGAGCCTGTTTCTTCACAACAATGTGCTGCTTCAACTCCTAATAATAAGAACAGTGACATATTTGGGGAACCAATTGCTCCTGCTACAGTTCGTGTCCATCCAAACAAACCAAAG GATGCAAACATATTCTCCAATGATGCAGATGAGGAGTTGAAAG ATGAAGAACatggagaagaaagtgaggagaaAAAAGATGAGGATAAGCCAAAGGAGCCTACGGTGGATGATCATGAACCTCATCTGGGTCCACGTCCACGATCCCATAACAAAGTTACCCAACCACCAGGTGGCAAATCAACCCTCTCCTTGTTCTGA